One part of the Mycobacteriales bacterium genome encodes these proteins:
- a CDS encoding aldo/keto reductase — protein sequence MRERVMGRLGWPVGEVGYGMWGIAGGSGGFVDADLAAAPGCLDLAVELGCTFFDTAASYGRGVSELLLGRALRTAARSTPDRRLWTATKVPPKNQEWPPRPGDRLEDVFPPEHVRDWTRRSLDNLGLDRIDLLQFHVWEDRWAADPSWQRVVRELKDEGLIGGFGLSLNRWEPANGLAAIGTGLVDAVQVIYNVFDQAPEDELFPRCQAEGIAVIARVPYDEGALTGMLTRTSSWPAGDFRNTYFGPENLGPTVDRVEALQKVVPDGMTLPELALRFVLQHPAVSVVIPGMRSAGHVRSNLAAGEAPPLAPGLVEELRAHRWDRTPTAWSG from the coding sequence GTGCGCGAGCGGGTGATGGGCCGGCTGGGCTGGCCGGTCGGCGAGGTCGGCTACGGGATGTGGGGCATCGCGGGCGGCAGCGGCGGCTTCGTCGACGCCGACCTCGCCGCCGCACCCGGCTGCCTCGACCTCGCCGTCGAGCTCGGCTGCACGTTCTTCGACACCGCCGCGTCGTACGGGCGGGGCGTCAGCGAACTGCTGCTGGGCCGGGCCCTGCGGACCGCGGCCCGGTCCACACCGGACCGTCGCCTGTGGACGGCCACCAAGGTGCCGCCGAAGAACCAGGAGTGGCCGCCGCGGCCGGGCGACCGGCTGGAGGACGTCTTCCCGCCCGAGCACGTGCGCGACTGGACCCGGCGCAGCCTGGACAACCTCGGCCTGGACCGGATCGACCTGCTGCAGTTCCACGTCTGGGAGGACCGCTGGGCCGCCGACCCGTCCTGGCAGCGGGTCGTACGTGAGCTCAAGGACGAGGGTCTGATCGGCGGCTTCGGGCTGTCGCTGAACCGCTGGGAGCCGGCCAACGGCCTGGCCGCGATCGGGACCGGGCTCGTCGACGCGGTCCAGGTCATCTACAACGTCTTCGACCAGGCCCCGGAGGACGAGCTGTTCCCCCGCTGCCAGGCCGAGGGGATCGCGGTCATCGCCCGGGTCCCGTACGACGAGGGCGCGCTGACCGGGATGCTCACCCGGACCAGCAGCTGGCCCGCGGGCGACTTCCGCAACACGTACTTCGGGCCGGAGAACCTGGGCCCGACCGTGGACCGGGTCGAGGCGCTGCAGAAGGTCGTCCCGGACGGGATGACGCTGCCGGAGCTCGCGCTGCGGTTCGTGCTGCAGCACCCGGCCGTGAGCGTGGTGATCCCGGGCATGCGCAGCGCCGGGCACGTGCGCTCCAACCTGGCCGCCGGGGAGGCGCCGCCGCTGGCGCCCGGCCTGGTCGAGGAGCTGCGCGCGCACCGCTGGGACCGGACCCCGACGGCCTGGTCGGGATGA
- a CDS encoding family 3 encapsulin nanocompartment shell protein, with protein sequence MNESPGQAFHKAYADDPGGARVSFDYTITEAFMPTKERPRVTVRNLLKVRPVDTDTTRFWQERRPPRAETAGVSEAQLRQEATFTAGMASAGLHPVRAWVRIPDGLADDPEAFAEFIDYRLLVRLATAENQALTLSEHGILQHPDLTRLPYRGDFVAGVLAACNEIEQNGATAHAMIVNPYDWWYSMLGKGVLAELTANGTLISRTRMIAPGHALVGDFAVAARLLDGGRSEIRVEESPPGTFATPGPAVVAEVWEGLALHLPTHFFYMTPVVDEGWTPR encoded by the coding sequence ATGAACGAGTCCCCCGGTCAGGCGTTCCACAAGGCGTACGCCGACGATCCCGGCGGCGCTCGGGTGAGCTTCGACTACACGATCACCGAAGCCTTCATGCCGACCAAGGAACGTCCCCGGGTGACCGTACGGAACCTGCTCAAGGTCCGGCCGGTGGACACCGACACCACCAGGTTCTGGCAGGAACGCCGGCCGCCGCGGGCCGAGACGGCCGGGGTGAGCGAGGCCCAGCTGCGGCAGGAGGCCACGTTCACCGCCGGGATGGCATCGGCGGGTCTGCACCCGGTCCGGGCCTGGGTCCGGATCCCGGACGGGCTGGCCGACGACCCGGAGGCGTTCGCCGAGTTCATCGACTACCGGCTGCTGGTCCGGCTGGCGACGGCCGAGAACCAGGCGCTGACGTTGAGCGAGCACGGCATCCTCCAGCACCCGGACCTGACCCGGCTGCCGTACCGGGGCGACTTCGTGGCCGGGGTGCTGGCCGCCTGCAACGAGATCGAGCAGAACGGCGCGACGGCGCACGCGATGATCGTCAACCCGTACGACTGGTGGTATTCGATGCTGGGCAAGGGCGTCCTGGCCGAGCTGACCGCCAACGGCACGCTCATCAGCCGGACCCGGATGATCGCGCCCGGGCACGCGCTGGTCGGCGACTTCGCCGTCGCGGCCCGGCTGCTGGACGGCGGCCGGTCCGAGATCCGGGTCGAGGAATCGCCGCCGGGCACCTTCGCCACCCCCGGGCCCGCGGTGGTGGCCGAGGTCTGGGAGGGTCTCGCCCTGCACCTGCCGACGCACTTCTTCTACATGACGCCGGTGGTGGACGAGGGGTGGACGCCGCGGTGA